The following coding sequences lie in one Rutidosis leptorrhynchoides isolate AG116_Rl617_1_P2 chromosome 6, CSIRO_AGI_Rlap_v1, whole genome shotgun sequence genomic window:
- the LOC139853916 gene encoding uncharacterized protein, producing MENNKVEKESDTIVDIGTSESEYEDDIRTGNKRAKTVVRSVGGTFSFDGSEDGECSSNSYMTSVKSSDDDYEDIESLTRSKIGKNGENAPVLGKTQLKEKRKISNSKKAPKPPRPRKGPSLDTADMQLVKEIAEQTMKKRARVERLKSLKRRRAAKSAPQPASSNISLFAMAVTILFFIVIIFQGKSEVVVLVASFLYMHNL from the exons ATGGAGAATAATAAGGTGGAAAAAGAGAGCGATACCATTGTTGACATAGGAACTAGTGAAAGTGAATACGAAGATGACATAAGAACAGGTAACAAAAGAGCAAAAACCGTAGTTAGATCAGTAGGTGGAACGTTTAGTTTTGACGGATCAGAGGATGGTGAATGCAGCAGTAATTCATACATGACATCAGTAAAATCTAGTGATGATGACTACGAGGATATAGAATCATTAACACGCAGTAAAATTGGAAAAAACGGAGAAAATGCACCAGTTTTAGGGAAGACACAGTTGAAAGAAAAACGCAAGATATCAAATTCAAAAAAGGCCCCAAAGCCACCTAGGCCACGTAAGGGTCCATCGTTAGATACAGCTGACATGCAACTTGTTAAGGAGATTGCAGAACAGACTATGAAAAAGAGAGCTAGGGTTGAAAGGTTGAAATCTTTAAAGAGGAGGCGAGCAGCTAAATCCGCACCACAACCCGCATCATCAAATATCAGCCTCTTTGCTATGGCCGTCACAATTCTCTTTTTTATTGTCATAATCTTTCAAG GGAAAAGCGAG GTCGTTGTGTTGGTTGCATCTT